The stretch of DNA gtccgatcaaaacaaaaatcataccgataaaaacttcagatcacgacgcaaaaaattagtcctcataccgccctgtacgtggaaaaataaagttataggggtcagaagatgacatttttaaacatataaattttcctgcatgtagttatgattttttccagaagtgcgacaaaatcaaacctatataagtagggtatcattttaaccgtaaggacctacagaataataaggtgtaatttttaccgaaatatgcactgcgtagaaacggaagcccccaaaagttacaaaattgtgttttttcttcgattttgtcgcacaatgatttttttttccgttttgccgtgcatttttgggtaaaatgactaatgtcactgcaaagtagaattggcgacgcaaaaaataagccataatatggatctttaggtggaaaattgaaagggttatgatttttaaaaggtaaggaggaaaaaacgaaagtgcaaaaactgaaaaaccttaaggggttaaagtgtagtgTGTCCATCTGTCTGTGGGTGTGTATGCCACTGGCTTGAACTCTATGGGACTGACAACACATGTCGGGGCCAAACCAGGCAGCTGCACTGATCCACAGGTAAAGAAGCAGTTTGGTATACCCTTTGAAAGGAAATATGTCTATACAAATGAAAAAATAGAGTATAAAAAGAGACACATTACACAATTTGTTTTATtgacaaattgaatttatttattttattgatgCATTAATCAGTATAATATCTCTAGGCTGCTTTAAAATTCTATACAGagattttttttgctaaaaattaTGAATACATAACTTATAATTCTTGTTATAAATTGTTAGTGATTATAATGTAATAAATTGTAATTTATGTAATTAAAGTAATAAACATATAACACTTACACTTAAATATTTATCAAAGGGATGTTCAGTAATATATTCATATCATTATCACTTTGTATACGTAAAAAACTCATTGCTAGTTAATAAGTAATTGCCATGAGTAAtaagtatatttttttataggcAGTAGAGTCTgaggaactatgggggagattgagCAGGAAAGACCATGGAGATATAGTAAAATAActttatcaatatatgttaatttATCAGGCAGTTGAAAATAGGTTTCATtgtcggacaacccctttaacaacacaaTACTAATGAATCATTATGCTttactttaaaaagaaaataaattatatGGATTCTGCAACTTTAAATTTTGCTCCTTGGTGAAAACCAAAATGAAAAAGGCAAAAAATATATTCTTCTCTTGataatatttttttcaatgtttttaCCCCTTATTCTAAATATGggaatatttgtaaaaaaaaaaatgtgcccaaCACACCTTCACTGGTCAGCAAGATAATTCTAATGACATGAATGATTTTATGTTGATAATGGAATAAAACTCCCGGTTTAATTGCTGCCACAATTTCCAAAATGTCTTTTTGATTTTAGTTTTCCTGGACATGTATGGTCTTTTGGGTAAGagataatgagggagatttatcaaaacgtgcagaggaaaagttgcccatagcaaccaattagatggcttctttcatttttaacaaggcctctgtaaaatgaaagaagcgatctgattggttgctatgggcaactgggcaacttttcctttgcacaggttttgttaaatctcccccaatgagtatgTTTTGCAAGCATTTTCTTATAGCCTTTATGGGGCGCTGCACCAAAATGCATCACCTGGGCATTTAGAGATTTCACATATCCCACACATGGTGTCCAACCCTATGgaaaagcaattgcaaaatatACACCTTTATTACCTCGTATAATAATTATGAAGTGTTAACCTGCTGGCAGTGGTGTATGGGCAATGAACGCAGTGAGACTGTATTAGGTGGTACACCATAACCTGTATGCTAGCCCATCCAACCTAATGTCAGCTATGTGCCAACTATATAATAATGGTAAATTATTCTTAGTTCAATACAGGGGTCAAAACAATAATGGGGTACACCAGGCAAATTTTTAATTTATCCTTTATTTCCAGGCTTCCAATATTCAGCTAataaactttaaaggagtactgcagccctagacactgcggataggggataagtgtttcatcatggggagtccgaccgctccatacagctttatgggagaggcagggatgcacgaATGCTGCATCTATGCCTCTCTCGTAGAGATacttggagggggcatggtggcagaGTCAGGGCCCCATataggagattgcggggatcccagtgtttggacccccactatcagacacttatcccctatcctccggATAGgtataagtgtctatggctgaaGATCTCCTTTAACTTACCTTCTGGCCCTCCTCTGGTGACACAAATATCAGTCACCTGGCCTCGGTCTTTTTCCTGGGGCCCGGGCCTGTTATgttacactgctgctcagcctatcaccgaatGAGGCAGGCTTCAAAACCAAGAAGACGACAGGTAGACAGGAGACCTATATTGGGAGCAATAGGGGAGTGCCAGGAGGTACATTATTTGCAAAATGTTGTAGATTTGTTTTACTATTGTGTGTGCTTTGCGATGCCACAGTCCCGATCAGGTTTATCTTCCAGGTATACCTGCAGCATTCTCCTCCTGTATTCCACAAGTGTAATTCCATTATCATCATCCTTTTGTTTGACATCTGCATGAAGAACAGAGTAAACGCCTCCCTGCCAACTCATACAGCAGTAATCTCTGTTGAGACTATTGCACTCCCTAACATTGCTTGTTGCCAAGATGGCATATCCTGGCAAACTCACCTCCGGTCTTTTCATTTGGATATCAGATGCTAAAGGATGAACTCTGTAAATAACTGCAGGAGGCGAAACTTTTTCATTATTACCCTTGTCATTTTTAGATTCGACTATGCTGTTCCCTGGTTTTGTACAAGTTcctactgtcattaaaaacacaGGCATCAACAACAACCCATGAAGTGCCCCAAATGTGATAACAAGGAACATGATCTTAAAAAAAGATCTGAATATGTAGCTTTCTGCTGCAGAAAGTGTGGCAATTCCTAAAATGGTTGACAGCGCCCCTTGTACAACTGGATACCCCAGGACATGCAGGGCATCAATCACTCTTTGGTTTGCATTTGGCTTCCTCTTACATACACTGGCATATACAATATGAGCTGAGAAGTCAACCGAGAACCCAATGCAGATGACCAGATTTATCATCGATATAGAATCTAAATTAACTTTCCAAAAGTACATGAAGCCGTTCACACTGGCTATAATTGATGCAATCGCAAAGGTCACCCACAATGAGCACAATGGGTCTGGTATGAACAGAATCGAAATGACCAACATGACCACAGTCGCGACTACGATATTTTGAATTGTGTTTTGAATTATTACGACATATTGGTCCAAATAGATGAACAACGGATGATAGACAAACACTTCAATGTTGCAATTAGCCGTGACATCTCGTAAGTGGTTTAACATATTTTTACCATCATCCACGGTCACTGTGTCAATGGCCTGGATGAAGAATCTGGATGTCTTAATGTCATGCCCATCAGTTACGATGTCCTGTTCAAACTGAGAAAAATGTTGATAGATTCGATTTAAATGTTTCATAAAATTCTCCTTAGTGGTTATGTTCAGATTTTCATCCTTGGCTATTTTCTCATATATTCTCAACCAAGACACTGTGTATTCTTTGGCAATGTGATGGTTCTTTTCTAATGCTCGCATACAAGCCTCAATGATCTCCCTAGTCTTTATATCCCAGTAGTCTACCTCATTGGTCACCACCACCATGACTCTTGGGCCATACTTAGAAAAATACAAAGCTTCTACATCATAAAAATGGGTCAGGGAAGAATTAGCTTTAGCCAAATTTCGAATATCAATTCCATCTTGTATCTGAACACATCCGTAAATACTAGCAGATAAGTATAACAGATACAAGACTAATACAAATACCTTTGTCCAGGGTTTTGTAAGAAATGGGCCATAATACTTATAAAAGAACACGGTAATTGGATGCTCAATTTCTGTCTCCCGTGTTGGGTCATACAAGCCACCAACACAACATGCATTATACAAAACGCTCCTTTTATCGTCTTTTTTATCATTCACTTTCATACAAATTAACCAGTGTCTGTTGTTACTTTCGTGTAACCCGTTCAAAGCCAATATAGCTCCGAAGAAAGTTATGCAGTAGATATAACAGAAGACCAAGGCAGTTCCTGTGTAGATGCAGAATGACTGCACGGAGGGAAAGTGGGTCATTATACCGATGTAGAACGCAAGTACGTCTGTGAGAGTAGTGATGGTGATGGAAACTGCTGCTTCTTGGTATGTGTCAGCCATTCTTTCTTCAACTGTGCTCGTCACCTTGGTTTGCCGCCAACAGGAAATTATTATGAACATGTTGTCCACCCCGACTCCTAAGGCAAGACAAAATCAGGGGCATTTACTGTGTTAATGTAAACTCCATTCTGGGTACTATTGTAAAGTATGTTGGGGCTATATAAATAATaagaaatcaataaataaataaacaactgtGCCACTGACAATCTACATCCAAAAGTGTATACATATGAAATAATTTTAGTGTTTAGTTTTCATTGGTCAGGGTTTGAGTGTTTAGAGCCAGACCAACCAATAGAATGAGCCACGAGTATGCGGTCTATCCCAACTCTGCATTACATGACTGAGACTACCTCATAATGTACAACTATAGAACTGCCTCACGATTTCAGGACAATGtctgattatggaggtaaatattgacATTTCGATGTGTGattgcaatataataaacaaattgtGAAATCCCCAATTTCACATCTATCCACCCATTTCATATCCACGCCCCcatttcacattccccccccattTCATCTCCACACCCCAATTTTACATACCCCCATTTCATTTCAATCTCCCCCATTTCACATCTATCCACCCTCCATATCATGTCCACCCCCATTTAATTACTATCACCAATTTCACATATATCCCCCCATTTCACATGACCCCATCTTATATCCCCCATTTCGTGACAATCTTGCCCATTTCATGTCCATACACCTATTTTTCATCCACCCCATTTCATGACCATCCCCGTATTTCACACACCCTATTTTATGTCCATTCCCCTATTTCATGTCCGCACCCCTATTCCACCCTCTATTTCATTACCATCCCCCCATTTCACATCCACAGCCTTATTTCCTTCCCCACACCCCTATTTCATGTCCATCCCCCATTTCGTATCCACACccctatttacccccccccccatttcatgtccacaccCCATTTCACCCTCCATTTCATCTCTAtccccccatttcacatctcGCCTATTTTTTGTCTATTCCCTTTAATAGGGTGTCAGGGCATGGGAGAAACCTAGCCTTGCCTAGTTTACCTAGCCTTGGTCCCCTTTGGGTCTGCTTTAGATCCTGTTCCTCTGCATGCTGTTCCGGTGTCTTCTGTGCTTCCTTCTTCAGAAACAAGCAGCTGGTTGCATTTAAAGGACCTTCCTGCTCACCTCTGCGGCCACTGATTGACTGTGCGGGAAGGTCCTAACACCAGCTGCTCATCgggagcacagagaagacacCCAGACAGCACAAAGGAGATTGGAATCTGTGGGGGACCAGACTAGGTAagcatgattttttttgtttcccccGTGCCCCAGCACCATATTACACACACAGTGTGCAGGTCTGGGGCCAGAGACCTACCAAAATTCAAAAGCTAAGGAATAATCTCCAGATTTTGTGGGCTCGTTATCAAGAATGGTATTAATTGCCATTCCATTATTTTTGCAGCCATAATATACACAGAGTGAGAGAAGCGCACAGCAGGACACCTTTCAGCGCTCACTCTACTGATCGGTCAGGCTCTGAATGCTCAGACCTTGACAGATAAAGCAGATTTTGATATGTCCCTGTTACATAGGAACCATTTCTTTAGATGACAGTTCCaattgaattattttataaaagtagaattgtaaaaatacaaaaaaattctcACCAAGAATAAGAAAGGGTGCATTGGCAACTGTCCTGGCAAATGGTACTCCACACAGTAAAAGCATGCCAAAGCTCGTCAATATGGCTAAACCAGGGGATATCACTCCAGTTGTAGCCAACCAGATCTTATTTCTCACGTTGTCAAAGCTGAAACAAGGCAAAACAGATTTTTCTATGAAattacaaaattaataaaaaaaaaaacgaatgcaGCTATTTTTAGTTACGGCTGTAGTTTTCTACATCCCCAAGAAATCTTTTAAAGTGGTATAGGGTGATCCCTCTGGTCACTGACCATAACAAcaggttggatttttttttgcctagGATAGTTCCATAGAACATATAAACCATGGTTTCCTTGGACAATGTTAATCTAACACAGTATAATAACGGACTGTTGCAAGGATTGTAAGAGACTCCATCATGTGgaaaaactgtgtaaaataaaattgtcAAGAGTGTTAAAGAGAGACCTGTTCTGTCTGGATAGTGAGGCTAAGCTCTCTGAGCATCACTATACTAAAAAAAGGTACAAGGAGTCTGTCTTATTGTCTCCAAATTACAATATATTTTCTATAACACTAAGAAAATTTAGGTTTTAAATTATCAGTTGCCATTGGTAACTAAAGTCGCTTTTTCGCCCTTCGTCGAATGCGTTTACTGCTCAAGGTAGAACATAATC from Hyla sarda isolate aHylSar1 chromosome 5, aHylSar1.hap1, whole genome shotgun sequence encodes:
- the LOC130274522 gene encoding patched domain-containing protein 3-like, which codes for MGECYADCLERPLSRGFRKLGKVIARNPWGFIIIPIVLSVGLGVGLCFLEQREINKLEELFTPEWGIAKVQRDFIKMYFPINDSGQFSVQRLYTVGTFASLIVVSTSKNILNGSNFEELLKLDATVKNLTSKSCLRFSEVCAEINGPSCLPANPLLNSMNNSTKDILITYPLLPNGEYIGLYIGGVTLGPGNHLQKAQALRFLYYLKDDKGNLQGNSLEWLEHFMKVLPREIEKLHLKSLKVYHSTSISLQKEFDRSTENIIPLFCLTYVVTVLFSILSCVSFDNVRNKIWLATTGVISPGLAILTSFGMLLLCGVPFARTVANAPFLILGVGVDNMFIIISCWRQTKVTSTVEERMADTYQEAAVSITITTLTDVLAFYIGIMTHFPSVQSFCIYTGTALVFCYIYCITFFGAILALNGLHESNNRHWLICMKVNDKKDDKRSVLYNACCVGGLYDPTRETEIEHPITVFFYKYYGPFLTKPWTKVFVLVLYLLYLSASIYGCVQIQDGIDIRNLAKANSSLTHFYDVEALYFSKYGPRVMVVVTNEVDYWDIKTREIIEACMRALEKNHHIAKEYTVSWLRIYEKIAKDENLNITTKENFMKHLNRIYQHFSQFEQDIVTDGHDIKTSRFFIQAIDTVTVDDGKNMLNHLRDVTANCNIEVFVYHPLFIYLDQYVVIIQNTIQNIVVATVVMLVISILFIPDPLCSLWVTFAIASIIASVNGFMYFWKVNLDSISMINLVICIGFSVDFSAHIVYASVCKRKPNANQRVIDALHVLGYPVVQGALSTILGIATLSAAESYIFRSFFKIMFLVITFGALHGLLLMPVFLMTVGTCTKPGNSIVESKNDKGNNEKVSPPAVIYRVHPLASDIQMKRPEVSLPGYAILATSNVRECNSLNRDYCCMSWQGGVYSVLHADVKQKDDDNGITLVEYRRRMLQVYLEDKPDRDCGIAKHTQ